One genomic window of Legionella jordanis includes the following:
- a CDS encoding cellulose binding domain-containing protein: protein MIKKNLISSLSVLLFCTSSHAYYSKDSSIYDSNNSLVKIDGISWSGFQDSRIVQGLSSNPFYSAEGLPTSYSRSYGMLDALVHPWDYSDSGVDRSNSVSFKTLRLPIQPGVLYDEGNQVDMNRSLANKADPRKGNGVFCKTWETNGSACASTVNPKEAFWITLQELKANNVKVLIDFHHKYGYGDGYRDGTVYDLNQYEADVKLLAQEIKNRNLTNVIGIDVFNEPHQLYWFRDNGSQPAWIKVIASAAKILSTYNPDLLLFVEGSGQGSGDPDQPIICPKSSDIVRNDEAYSVSTDPANCVGDTQRVEFKGNWGEDFKPLLTKNSAKSGEALFDKANFNQKLKDAGLTDAAVTWLMGDTNGANAHIVFSPHVYPREVGTWESAPGKPSELRFDWTWGFLAKAGYPVVLGESSWKSSEGLAFFENAVVPYLQKHQMQNNLFFWAVGYLGDTISLIDPNSGALNLEAEKVLHDLYNQNVNVGKLNVSFSDPGFNLQGTANLKIQENGQSYSCSYQGCSINLETGSYHLTVDNSYQLNNDTHVSYLIKASNTPLAFSVQSGQATGLNILLEGEQAGVQPAAAVDYSLNLLDEQGKPVPNSGISSAIQFTSGLNGKESNCVVTQGHCTTTIYNQNLNSNTGEFANENYSIGLPSQLDVNGKSYYLVADTSDKTMSVGSSSSQLNLNAYYQASSIPKGSCSVKLTMQNRWDTGAVFQGNIQNTSAVPIKDFNFKISFNNSEVINPQIVNSWIGNNTKITQEAGVFSIAAQVWDLYNGLPPNQQQSIGFQISGQILKDISINVLGCDAK from the coding sequence ATGATAAAAAAAAATCTCATTAGTAGCTTATCAGTATTACTGTTCTGTACAAGCAGTCATGCTTATTACAGCAAAGACAGCAGTATTTACGACAGCAATAATTCCCTGGTTAAAATTGATGGCATTTCATGGTCTGGATTTCAGGATTCCAGAATAGTACAGGGTTTATCTTCAAATCCATTTTATTCCGCAGAAGGGCTTCCAACGTCTTACAGCAGAAGCTACGGCATGCTGGATGCTTTAGTCCATCCATGGGATTATTCAGACAGTGGTGTCGACAGAAGCAATTCAGTATCGTTTAAAACCCTCCGGCTACCCATCCAGCCAGGTGTGCTTTATGATGAGGGAAATCAAGTAGATATGAACCGCTCCCTAGCCAATAAAGCTGATCCCCGTAAAGGAAATGGCGTATTTTGCAAAACTTGGGAAACCAACGGCTCAGCCTGCGCGTCCACCGTTAACCCCAAAGAAGCATTCTGGATCACTCTTCAAGAACTGAAAGCCAATAATGTGAAAGTACTCATCGATTTCCATCACAAATACGGTTACGGCGATGGTTATAGAGATGGTACAGTTTATGATTTAAACCAATATGAAGCCGATGTGAAGCTCTTGGCACAAGAGATAAAGAATCGCAATTTGACCAATGTAATTGGTATTGACGTATTTAATGAACCCCATCAATTATACTGGTTCAGAGATAATGGAAGTCAGCCGGCGTGGATAAAAGTGATTGCCTCAGCCGCCAAAATATTATCCACCTACAACCCGGATTTATTATTGTTTGTAGAGGGCTCTGGTCAAGGTTCTGGAGATCCTGATCAACCCATTATTTGTCCGAAGAGCTCTGACATTGTTCGTAATGATGAAGCTTATTCTGTATCCACTGATCCCGCAAACTGCGTTGGCGACACGCAGCGTGTTGAGTTTAAAGGGAATTGGGGAGAAGATTTCAAACCTTTGCTAACAAAAAATAGTGCCAAATCAGGGGAAGCCCTCTTTGACAAAGCTAATTTCAATCAAAAACTGAAAGATGCAGGTTTAACAGATGCAGCCGTTACCTGGCTGATGGGTGATACCAACGGTGCCAATGCTCACATCGTGTTTTCACCTCATGTGTATCCTCGTGAAGTAGGAACTTGGGAATCTGCTCCTGGAAAACCGAGTGAATTACGCTTTGATTGGACCTGGGGATTTTTGGCCAAAGCCGGATATCCAGTGGTTCTCGGCGAAAGTTCTTGGAAAAGCTCTGAAGGCTTGGCTTTCTTTGAAAATGCGGTAGTTCCCTATCTGCAAAAACATCAAATGCAAAACAATCTCTTCTTCTGGGCAGTAGGTTATCTTGGTGACACCATTAGTTTGATTGATCCAAATTCTGGTGCATTAAATCTCGAAGCAGAAAAAGTTTTACATGATTTGTACAATCAGAATGTTAATGTTGGCAAACTCAATGTCAGCTTCAGTGATCCCGGATTTAATCTTCAAGGAACAGCTAATTTAAAAATACAAGAAAATGGTCAAAGTTATTCTTGTAGCTATCAAGGTTGTTCTATTAATCTAGAAACCGGGTCTTATCATTTAACTGTGGATAATAGTTATCAATTAAATAATGATACGCATGTAAGCTATTTAATAAAAGCCAGCAATACACCCTTGGCATTCAGCGTTCAATCTGGACAAGCCACCGGCTTGAACATCCTTTTAGAAGGGGAACAAGCAGGAGTTCAACCGGCAGCTGCCGTGGATTACAGCTTGAATTTATTGGATGAACAGGGTAAGCCCGTACCCAATAGCGGCATCAGTTCAGCGATTCAATTCACCTCAGGTCTCAACGGGAAGGAAAGCAATTGTGTGGTAACCCAGGGACACTGTACTACTACCATTTATAACCAGAATCTAAACAGTAACACTGGTGAGTTTGCTAATGAAAATTACAGCATCGGTTTACCGTCTCAACTGGATGTAAATGGCAAGAGTTATTATCTGGTTGCCGACACTAGTGATAAAACGATGAGCGTAGGTTCCTCTTCAAGCCAGCTCAATTTGAATGCCTATTACCAAGCCAGCAGTATCCCTAAAGGCAGCTGTTCAGTTAAGTTAACCATGCAAAATCGCTGGGATACCGGGGCCGTGTTCCAAGGCAACATTCAAAACACCAGTGCTGTGCCAATTAAAGATTTTAACTTCAAAATAAGCTTTAATAACTCAGAAGTGATTAATCCTCAAATTGTAAACAGCTGGATTGGCAATAATACCAAAATCACCCAGGAGGCTGGTGTATTTAGTATAGCTGCACAGGTTTGGGATCTTTACAATGGTTTACCTCCCAACCAACAGCAATCCATTGGCTTCCAGATTTCAGGCCAGATTTTAAAAGACATTTCCATCAATGTCTTAGGCTGTGATGCGAAGTAA
- the gstA gene encoding glutathione transferase GstA — MKLYFSRGACSLAVRIIINELGKNCEFEAVNLKSKQTDEGQDYLKINPKGSVPVLELDNGQRLTENCVILQFLADSSQARHLLPGTGDFNRYRVLEWLNFITTELHKSFGAIFNPKIPQEMKDKVFIPIIKTKLGFVDKQLKHRFLMGNDFTLPDAYLFVILFWCANFKINIQEFDHLPNYFKNLQEKDCIAKSLKQEGLEIA, encoded by the coding sequence ATGAAACTCTATTTTAGCAGAGGCGCTTGCTCCTTAGCAGTGCGAATTATTATCAATGAGCTTGGTAAAAACTGTGAGTTTGAGGCTGTTAATTTAAAATCCAAGCAAACCGATGAGGGACAGGATTATCTGAAAATTAACCCAAAGGGCTCAGTTCCAGTTCTTGAATTGGATAATGGTCAAAGACTTACGGAAAACTGCGTGATTTTGCAATTTTTAGCTGACAGCTCACAAGCCCGACATTTACTTCCCGGAACAGGGGATTTTAATCGCTACCGAGTTTTAGAGTGGTTGAATTTTATAACCACAGAGCTCCATAAAAGCTTTGGGGCTATCTTTAATCCCAAAATCCCCCAAGAAATGAAAGACAAAGTTTTTATACCAATTATAAAAACCAAATTAGGATTTGTGGATAAACAGTTAAAACACCGATTCCTTATGGGCAATGACTTTACACTACCTGATGCTTACCTGTTTGTAATACTCTTTTGGTGTGCAAATTTTAAAATTAATATTCAGGAATTTGATCATTTACCCAATTATTTTAAAAATTTACAAGAAAAGGATTGCATTGCAAAATCTCTAAAACAAGAAGGATTAGAAATCGCTTAA
- a CDS encoding AAA family ATPase, whose product MQNMAQEMNLSITIPPAKDIFKPASWLNKIDFINHSVLFNNVLITVLAETGGGKSTFIELLMSGLDSQIKAHVIKIKPPFSQENFLNELAGIFHLRTETMATPRSLVQQINERKAHTLIVVDDAHHLSDEFLQNILMEISQQEQPYFHLCLVSDFSIVAALNKLEGTALANLIQTLEPGALTEAETKSYLLSNLPAPRRLDQSMSDKRLEQFYQITGGNIARINKEMTAYFCQEPQKSLGRGSTRAPKYVGVAASFAVVMLASLYVWQNQDLFKKQNVLTEKESAGMSEPELSSTIPAIQIERHPVLSSEIPGLSLKNTTEAKREDSYIPPFNLSAVIQAVQPPPLKRVVDIILDEEDKDNNSLVVMDKVVVIPKPSRRGSIDENPQGRLERKVISSRELPKTIHQGPSIAQISAVALNAATQQKITGKSGYTVQLLASQKIEDLKRFINQHHLDNTSIRMVRRGDNSWYILTLGEYARMDQAQTVAKNLPHFLTQFKPWIRSTAGLTNVG is encoded by the coding sequence ATGCAAAATATGGCTCAGGAAATGAATCTTTCCATAACCATTCCCCCCGCTAAAGATATTTTTAAACCCGCCTCCTGGTTGAATAAAATTGACTTTATCAATCATTCAGTTCTTTTTAATAATGTTTTAATTACTGTATTGGCTGAAACGGGTGGAGGTAAAAGTACCTTTATTGAGTTGTTAATGTCGGGGCTGGACAGTCAAATTAAAGCTCATGTGATTAAAATAAAACCGCCGTTTTCACAAGAGAATTTTTTGAACGAGCTTGCTGGAATTTTTCATTTACGCACCGAGACTATGGCTACCCCTCGCAGCCTTGTGCAACAAATCAATGAAAGGAAAGCACATACCCTCATCGTTGTCGATGATGCTCACCATTTGTCAGATGAGTTTTTACAAAATATCTTGATGGAGATAAGTCAACAAGAGCAACCTTATTTTCATCTCTGCCTGGTTTCCGATTTTTCTATCGTTGCTGCTTTGAACAAATTGGAGGGCACCGCCTTGGCTAATTTGATTCAGACTTTGGAACCTGGAGCATTGACGGAAGCCGAAACCAAAAGTTATTTGCTGAGTAATCTGCCAGCCCCAAGACGATTGGACCAAAGTATGTCTGATAAGCGGTTGGAGCAATTTTATCAGATTACAGGAGGCAATATTGCCCGCATTAACAAAGAGATGACTGCTTATTTTTGTCAAGAACCTCAGAAATCTCTAGGTAGGGGATCCACCAGGGCGCCGAAATACGTTGGTGTGGCCGCAAGCTTTGCGGTGGTGATGTTGGCTTCGCTGTACGTTTGGCAAAATCAGGACCTTTTTAAAAAGCAAAATGTGCTAACGGAAAAGGAATCAGCCGGTATGAGTGAGCCAGAGTTGTCTTCAACAATTCCTGCAATTCAGATTGAGAGGCATCCTGTATTAAGCAGTGAAATACCCGGTTTGTCCCTAAAAAATACAACAGAGGCCAAACGGGAGGATAGCTATATTCCTCCTTTCAATTTATCAGCAGTAATTCAAGCCGTTCAGCCGCCTCCTTTGAAGCGAGTCGTTGATATTATTTTGGATGAAGAGGACAAAGACAATAATTCTCTTGTAGTGATGGATAAAGTTGTGGTGATTCCGAAACCCAGCCGTAGAGGCAGCATCGATGAAAATCCACAAGGTCGCTTGGAACGGAAAGTTATCTCAAGCAGAGAGTTGCCGAAAACCATTCATCAAGGCCCCTCAATCGCGCAAATCTCGGCAGTAGCTTTAAACGCTGCGACGCAGCAAAAAATAACAGGAAAGAGTGGCTATACAGTACAACTCCTTGCCAGCCAAAAGATTGAAGATCTTAAGCGTTTTATTAACCAGCATCATCTGGACAACACCAGCATTCGAATGGTTAGACGGGGGGATAATAGCTGGTATATTCTGACTTTGGGTGAATATGCCCGTATGGATCAAGCCCAGACAGTAGCTAAAAATCTGCCTCATTTTCTAACTCAGTTTAAACCCTGGATTCGTTCAACCGCCGGGCTTACGAATGTAGGTTAG
- the ribF gene encoding bifunctional riboflavin kinase/FAD synthetase, protein MKLLRRAHIDFLRGSVATIGNFDGVHLGHQALLAKLRAQADSMQLPSVVILFEPQPSEYFRGSDAPARLGSLREKLQVLKSCHIDYVYCLKFNKDLALMAAEDFARHYFFEQLRLRYLLVGEDFRFGRQREGDASLLQQILTPSDCQVEVFSNIDLEGERISSTKIRESLAQGNLARASILLGRPYSLCGRVIKGDGRGRQWGIPTANFSLHRLSLPLKGVFCVEIKKSGQLLKGVANIGTRPTVDGSKNVLEVHLFDFDDNLYGEMLEVVFLSKLRDELKFTSVDALIEQIHKDVKAAKAYFHNQSGLF, encoded by the coding sequence ATGAAGCTGTTGCGCAGAGCCCATATTGATTTTTTGAGAGGAAGCGTTGCAACCATTGGTAATTTTGATGGAGTTCACCTCGGCCATCAAGCCTTATTGGCTAAACTGAGAGCTCAGGCTGACTCAATGCAACTTCCTTCAGTGGTGATACTTTTTGAACCGCAACCGAGCGAGTATTTTCGTGGCAGTGATGCCCCTGCAAGGCTTGGAAGTCTTCGAGAAAAGTTGCAAGTTTTAAAAAGCTGTCATATTGATTATGTCTATTGCTTAAAATTCAATAAAGATTTGGCTTTAATGGCAGCAGAAGATTTTGCCAGGCATTATTTTTTTGAACAATTGCGGCTAAGATATTTACTGGTTGGTGAAGACTTTCGTTTTGGCAGGCAAAGAGAGGGTGATGCTTCTTTACTGCAGCAAATACTGACACCCTCGGATTGCCAGGTTGAAGTATTTTCAAATATTGACCTTGAAGGAGAGCGGATTAGTTCAACTAAAATTCGCGAATCCTTGGCTCAAGGTAACCTGGCTCGCGCTTCAATTTTGTTAGGAAGGCCTTATAGCTTGTGCGGACGCGTAATTAAGGGAGATGGACGAGGCCGGCAATGGGGAATACCCACAGCCAATTTTAGTTTGCATCGGTTGTCCCTTCCTCTTAAAGGAGTGTTTTGCGTAGAAATAAAAAAATCCGGGCAATTGCTTAAGGGAGTAGCCAATATTGGCACTCGCCCTACGGTTGATGGCAGTAAAAATGTATTAGAAGTTCACTTGTTTGATTTTGATGATAATTTATATGGTGAGATGCTTGAGGTTGTTTTCCTCAGTAAACTGCGAGATGAGCTGAAATTTACTTCAGTTGATGCTTTAATAGAGCAAATCCATAAGGACGTTAAGGCGGCTAAGGCATATTTCCATAATCAGTCTGGCCTATTTTAA
- the pnuC gene encoding nicotinamide riboside transporter PnuC, producing MLLDVFGALLSLVATYYFIRISSKAWTASLLAIILNMYLYWQKGIYADSLLEGFYFFSTCYGLYRWVREGNQQSKTVVSLSLKQNIFLVMATSLIFLLIALFLMGFTQSDVVILDALTTVLSLVAQGLMCYKIIQTWLLWLITDSLYAYMYLKKDILFHSGLMLLYTIMAIVGYYSWKKQQLDSQKQTFTAMDYKKERSPRREENSQNCTNLHS from the coding sequence ATGCTTCTTGATGTTTTCGGAGCCCTATTATCATTAGTGGCGACATATTATTTTATTCGCATCAGCAGTAAAGCCTGGACAGCCAGTCTTTTAGCGATAATTCTCAATATGTATTTGTATTGGCAGAAAGGAATTTACGCGGACAGCCTCCTTGAAGGATTTTATTTTTTCAGCACTTGCTATGGCCTTTATCGCTGGGTGCGTGAGGGTAATCAGCAATCCAAAACAGTTGTTTCTCTTAGTCTTAAACAAAATATATTTCTAGTCATGGCAACCAGCCTCATTTTTCTTTTAATTGCCCTGTTTTTAATGGGTTTCACCCAATCTGATGTGGTCATTTTAGATGCGCTAACTACTGTTTTAAGCCTGGTTGCTCAAGGCCTAATGTGTTATAAAATTATTCAAACGTGGCTGCTGTGGCTCATCACTGATTCTCTTTACGCCTACATGTATCTGAAAAAAGACATCCTCTTTCATAGTGGGCTCATGCTTTTGTACACCATCATGGCTATTGTTGGTTATTATTCTTGGAAAAAACAGCAGCTTGATAGTCAAAAACAGACTTTTACCGCAATGGATTACAAAAAGGAGCGTTCCCCTCGAAGAGAGGAGAACAGCCAAAACTGCACTAACCTACATTCGTAA
- the aroK gene encoding shikimate kinase AroK — MSIVKVRNIFLIGPMGAGKSTIGRTLAKELKLEFYDSDEVIEERAGADISWIFDIEGEEGFRRREQKVIEELTQKTNIVLATGGGVVMTPENRNALAGRGTVIYLKTSLQQQYERTKRDTKRPLLQTDDLETRLELLRDEREPFYDELADISFETDKLTVKAVANNIIKYIYGEV, encoded by the coding sequence ATGAGCATAGTTAAAGTACGAAACATATTTTTAATAGGGCCGATGGGAGCGGGTAAAAGCACAATAGGCCGTACTTTGGCAAAAGAGCTCAAACTCGAGTTCTATGATTCCGATGAAGTGATAGAAGAACGAGCAGGAGCGGATATTTCTTGGATATTTGATATTGAGGGAGAGGAAGGCTTTCGCCGCCGTGAGCAAAAAGTAATTGAAGAATTAACGCAAAAAACAAATATTGTTTTAGCTACAGGCGGGGGGGTTGTAATGACTCCAGAAAATCGCAATGCACTGGCAGGTCGAGGAACCGTCATTTACCTCAAAACCTCTTTGCAACAACAATATGAAAGAACCAAGCGAGATACAAAACGCCCTCTATTACAAACGGATGACTTGGAAACCCGATTGGAGTTATTGCGCGATGAGCGTGAGCCATTCTATGACGAGCTTGCTGATATTAGTTTTGAAACAGATAAATTAACTGTAAAAGCTGTTGCCAACAATATTATCAAATATATATATGGCGAAGTTTGA
- a CDS encoding type IV pilus secretin PilQ produces the protein MIRLQCFYVILGLYLLITNEFAFANPAAAAPPSDTKALEQSFHQKRISLNFQDIEVRAVLQVLAEFAGINMVVSDTVKGKITLSLNNVAWDHALSIILRTQSLEKRLMGRVLFIAPTDEISHYEKKVQESKLELKNLAPLKSQLITINYAKVSDIASILQDKKEAFLSPRGQLIADPRTNTLWVQDSASRLATIRKIIKQFDVPVKQVLIEARIVNVTKDVAQDLGLHFSISKPGLLSSLRAQGQNLEASSSLAERLNFDFGNLAVPSSPVSIGVALAKLGDGILLDLELSALESEGRGEVISSPRLITTNQQPALIESGEEIPYQESTSSGATAVSFKKAVLSLKVTPQITPDAKILMDLKINQDIPTPKVFNGVPTILTKEIQTKILANNCQTIVLGGIYKQDKNNEINRVPFLGELPLLGGLFRNRAASIRNEELLIFITPRIITNYSLPKHPNNGRQNVVRGVKLVNQEDITRS, from the coding sequence TTGATTAGACTGCAATGTTTTTACGTCATACTAGGACTGTATCTACTGATAACCAATGAATTCGCTTTTGCTAATCCGGCAGCAGCGGCTCCGCCTTCGGACACCAAAGCCTTAGAGCAATCGTTTCATCAAAAACGAATTTCTTTAAATTTTCAAGACATTGAAGTTCGCGCTGTTTTGCAGGTATTGGCTGAATTTGCTGGAATAAATATGGTTGTCAGTGATACAGTAAAGGGCAAAATTACACTTAGTTTAAACAATGTAGCTTGGGATCATGCTTTGAGTATTATTTTACGAACGCAATCTCTGGAGAAGAGATTGATGGGTAGAGTTTTGTTTATTGCTCCTACAGATGAAATCAGCCATTATGAAAAAAAAGTTCAGGAATCCAAACTCGAACTGAAAAACTTGGCTCCTTTGAAGTCCCAGCTCATTACCATAAACTACGCCAAAGTTTCTGACATTGCCAGTATCTTACAGGATAAAAAGGAGGCTTTCCTTTCTCCGCGAGGTCAGCTTATTGCTGATCCCAGAACAAATACATTGTGGGTTCAGGACAGCGCGAGTCGCTTGGCAACCATTAGAAAAATAATTAAGCAGTTCGATGTGCCGGTGAAACAAGTGTTAATTGAGGCGCGTATTGTCAATGTGACCAAGGACGTTGCGCAGGATTTGGGTTTGCATTTTAGTATTTCCAAACCTGGATTATTGTCTTCCTTAAGAGCTCAAGGACAAAATCTTGAAGCAAGTTCCTCTCTGGCTGAGCGTTTAAATTTTGATTTTGGCAATCTGGCTGTCCCCAGTTCACCTGTCTCTATTGGGGTTGCGCTGGCCAAATTAGGCGACGGTATTTTGCTTGATTTAGAGCTTTCCGCACTTGAAAGCGAAGGGCGCGGAGAGGTAATCTCAAGCCCACGGCTGATTACCACCAACCAGCAGCCTGCATTAATTGAGTCTGGAGAGGAAATTCCTTACCAGGAATCCACTTCCAGTGGCGCCACTGCTGTGTCATTCAAAAAAGCCGTACTCAGTTTGAAAGTTACGCCACAAATTACACCTGACGCTAAAATTTTAATGGATTTGAAAATTAACCAGGACATCCCTACACCAAAAGTGTTTAATGGAGTGCCGACAATTTTAACAAAGGAAATTCAAACCAAGATCTTAGCAAATAATTGTCAGACCATTGTGCTGGGTGGAATCTATAAACAAGATAAAAATAACGAGATAAATCGCGTACCTTTTTTGGGGGAGCTGCCTTTGCTGGGCGGATTATTTCGAAATCGGGCTGCATCAATTCGAAATGAGGAGTTGCTCATTTTCATTACTCCTAGGATAATAACAAACTATTCTTTGCCAAAACATCCGAATAACGGAAGGCAAAATGTTGTAAGAGGTGTAAAATTAGTGAATCAGGAAGATATAACAAGATCTTGA
- a CDS encoding universal stress protein, with protein sequence MYKRVLFATDFDEVGIKAAHKAKKIADENNADLLLVHVVEPIPAYAYPGFAGFAEVEVSIREQAEKELANLARKLGVDNAHCMIEFGSTKNEILRVAKEKKIDLIVTGSHGKHGLALLLGSTANAILHGAECDVLIVRPKVD encoded by the coding sequence ATGTACAAAAGGGTGTTATTCGCGACTGACTTCGACGAGGTGGGTATAAAGGCAGCCCATAAAGCGAAAAAAATTGCTGATGAGAATAATGCTGATTTGCTGTTAGTTCACGTTGTTGAACCAATTCCTGCCTATGCTTACCCTGGATTCGCAGGATTTGCTGAGGTGGAAGTTTCTATACGTGAACAGGCTGAGAAAGAGCTGGCTAATTTAGCAAGAAAACTCGGAGTAGATAATGCGCATTGCATGATTGAGTTTGGATCCACCAAAAATGAAATTTTGCGCGTAGCCAAAGAAAAGAAAATTGATTTAATTGTCACCGGAAGTCATGGGAAGCATGGTTTGGCTTTGCTGTTAGGCTCCACAGCTAATGCAATTCTGCATGGCGCGGAATGTGATGTGCTTATTGTTCGGCCTAAGGTTGACTGA
- the aroB gene encoding 3-dehydroquinate synthase, protein MAKFDTYQQLTVHLNKREYPIFIGYDVLKDDNLLNQYLAGGQILIVTNDKVASLYLDLVKSAFTGKQCDCVILPDGEAFKNQHSLNSIYDKLITNKHHRDTTLIALGGGVIGDMTGFAAATYQRGVRFLQIPTTLLAQVDASIGGKTGINHPQGKNMIGSFHQPAAVIIDLNTLRTLPKREFRAGFAEVIKYALLAGGDFLQQVYAVLQAGLDEEQREHLVTVIKDCCQIKANYVEQDEFEQFGQRALLNLGHTFAHALESITHYERWLHGEAVAIGLYCAALLSHRCGLLDEAMVKLVNDMLSLAHLPRRIPRDVSLEAMRRAMSQDKKIKNKKLRFILMKAPGDCYIEEKVEDDLVFSVLQAAVEGD, encoded by the coding sequence ATGGCGAAGTTTGATACTTATCAGCAGCTGACAGTCCATTTGAACAAACGTGAGTACCCTATTTTTATTGGTTACGATGTCCTAAAAGACGACAATTTGCTCAATCAGTATTTAGCTGGTGGGCAAATCCTAATCGTAACCAATGATAAGGTGGCTTCCTTGTATTTGGATTTGGTTAAATCGGCTTTTACAGGTAAGCAATGCGACTGTGTCATCCTTCCTGATGGTGAAGCATTTAAAAATCAACACAGTTTAAATAGCATTTACGATAAATTAATAACGAATAAACATCATCGTGATACCACTTTAATTGCTTTGGGAGGCGGTGTCATTGGTGATATGACTGGATTTGCTGCGGCTACCTACCAAAGGGGAGTAAGATTTTTGCAAATTCCAACAACGTTGTTAGCCCAGGTGGATGCTTCTATTGGTGGGAAAACTGGCATTAATCACCCTCAAGGTAAAAATATGATTGGCAGCTTTCATCAACCGGCTGCGGTTATTATTGATTTAAATACCCTAAGAACTTTGCCCAAGCGGGAATTTCGGGCAGGCTTTGCTGAAGTCATCAAATATGCCTTACTAGCGGGTGGTGATTTTTTGCAGCAGGTTTATGCCGTTTTACAAGCAGGATTAGACGAAGAACAACGTGAACACTTAGTGACTGTTATCAAGGATTGTTGTCAAATCAAAGCCAATTATGTAGAACAAGATGAGTTTGAACAATTTGGCCAACGCGCCTTATTGAATTTAGGGCATACATTTGCTCATGCTTTGGAATCAATCACTCATTATGAACGTTGGTTGCATGGCGAAGCCGTGGCTATAGGCTTGTATTGTGCGGCATTGCTATCTCATCGCTGTGGGCTATTGGATGAGGCTATGGTGAAGCTTGTTAATGACATGCTGTCGCTGGCTCATTTACCCAGACGAATTCCTAGGGATGTCAGTCTGGAGGCAATGCGAAGGGCAATGTCTCAGGATAAAAAAATAAAAAATAAAAAATTGCGCTTCATATTAATGAAAGCACCGGGTGATTGTTACATCGAAGAGAAAGTTGAAGATGATTTGGTGTTTTCTGTATTGCAGGCTGCGGTTGAAGGAGATTAA
- a CDS encoding YbhB/YbcL family Raf kinase inhibitor-like protein, giving the protein MSLMLESPVFAHKTFIPKEYTCSGADYPPPLIWHDPPPNTKSFALIMEDPDAVSGLWVHWLVFNLPADCRELRAGINATGQGVCGKNSWGKTAYGGPCPPSGTHHYFFKLYALDTELTLDKNATKQELENAMKNHILEEVSLIGLYSKSSSH; this is encoded by the coding sequence ATGAGCCTAATGCTTGAAAGTCCGGTTTTTGCCCATAAGACTTTTATACCGAAAGAATATACCTGCAGTGGTGCGGATTATCCCCCACCGTTGATATGGCATGATCCACCACCGAACACCAAATCATTTGCTCTGATAATGGAAGATCCTGACGCAGTCAGTGGCTTGTGGGTTCATTGGCTTGTATTTAATCTGCCTGCTGATTGCAGGGAATTAAGGGCAGGAATTAATGCAACCGGCCAAGGGGTTTGCGGTAAGAACAGTTGGGGTAAAACCGCTTATGGTGGACCCTGCCCCCCCAGTGGCACTCATCACTATTTCTTTAAGTTGTATGCTCTGGATACGGAATTGACCCTGGATAAAAATGCGACCAAACAAGAACTTGAGAATGCAATGAAAAACCATATTTTGGAAGAGGTCAGTTTGATAGGTCTGTATAGCAAATCTTCTTCCCATTAA